CGTCCTTTCCTGGGCAGACGAACCGTAATCTGTGTTCCCCGGCCGGGAGATGAATCGATATGGATCGTTCCCTCCATATCGGAAATCAGCCGTTTCACGATTGGAAGTCCCAGTCCTGTTCCTCCAATTTTTGTGGTATAGAAGGGCTGGAATATTTTAGCCAGAGTGTCCTCATCCATTCCGGAACCCGTATCCGATATCAGGAAAAGGATATCATCAGCATCTGAACGTACTTCCAGCGTGATCTCTCCCCCGGAGGATATAGCCTGCAGGGCATTTTGCAGAAGGTTGAGGAAGATCTGTTTCAGATAGTCAATGTCCGCCGTGATCGACCCGGGATCATCGGAAATCTTCAGGGTGAAGGTAATTGATTTCTTTGCACACTGGGGAGAAAAGATCGCCCTGATGTCGGAAATGACCGCTTCAATTTCAAAGCTCTGGGAGTGGAGCACTCTGGGCCTGGCATAGTTCAGAAGCTGGTTGATGATCCCGGCAATTCTCCGCGTCTCATCGACAATCTGTCCCATCACTTCAAAGTAGGGGGACTCCTCTCCAACTTCTGAACGAATGACTTCCAGGGCCGAGGAAATTCCGGCCAGAGGATTTTTTACCTCGTGGGCCAGTCCGGCAGCGATTTCTCCGACGGTAGCCAACTGTTCGGCCCGGACCATCCCCTCTCGATGGCTGGATTCCAGCTCTTTCCGGGCTTTCCGGAGAGAGTCTACCATCTCGTTGAACTGATGGGCCATTGTTCCAATCTCATCCTTGCGGCGCAGATCAATCCGGGTATCCAGCTGGCCCCTTTCCACATTTCGAAAGGCCTTCATGACCTGATGAACCGGCTGCGTTACGAAGTGGTCCAGAAAAAGATAAACCAGAAGAAAGACTACGGTAATGGTGAAGAAGATAAAGAGAAAGGTGTGGAGCCGGGCCGTCTTCAACATGGAATCCGACTGGGCCATCGAATAGACACCCTGGATGGCTCCCAGAAACTTCTCTTCCGTTCCATGGCAGGTCTGGCAGGTGGATCGGTTTTGAAGCCAGAGGGTAAGATCCATGACTGTTCCATCCGGTGTCTTTCGGATCACGGCGCGGTTGTCACTGGCCGGCGAATGATCAGGATTTCCTCCGGCGGTTGCCAGGACTTCTCCTTTACTGTCATAGAGGGAAAGGTTTCGAAAGGAGTATGATTTCAAAAGTTTATCCAGCGTGTAAACGATCAGGTGGGGATCTCCCCGCGTGATCATCTGGTGAATGGCGATCTCATCCTGGACTTTCTCCATCAGCGACTCTGCAAAGAGGCGTTGACCCTCCCAGACCGACTCTTCGTAAAAGTGCAGGTACCGGCTCATCAGGAGAGGAATCGCCAGAAGATGGAGAAAGAGGATCGGAACAATCACCTTGATTCGCCAGGACATGGAATCAGGAGACCCAGGTTTTCATCATTTTTTCGATCCGGGCCCGCCATACGGGGAATCGCTTCAATTTGTCAATAATGAAGGAGCTCTTCATTATGAGCTGCATCGATCGGATCATATACTGCCGCTTGAATTCGTCCTTTTCCTTCATGACCGCGCCGAATTTTCTTGCATAGAACTTCCGGTAGCAATCCACGAGTGCCAGATCCACTTCATCCAGCGTCATGGCATCCGGTTTAAGGATGGGGTCGATAAGGTTGTATTTCCGGTAATCGGTCACGGCAATCAAATCTTTGACATCGTTGTAAAGGTCGGCGTACGGCCATGGAGTAATCGTAAGAAAGTGGGCGAAATCGGGGTCGTAATAGTGAGCCAGCTCCAGCGTGGCTTCAATGGTTTCAGCCGTTTCATCGGGAAACCCGAGGACAAAGGAAGTTTCCGAAATAAAGCCGTGTTCCCGGAGAAGCCGTAGAGCCTCCCTTCCCATTTCCACGTTGATATCCTTCTTGATGTAGTCAAGGGTTTCCTGCCGGGTCGCCTCGACCCCCACATAGACATGGACAATGCCCGCTTCCCGGTACAGTGAAAGGATGTCGGCATCCCGGACAATATCGTCCACGCGGGTTTCCATGAGGAGATAGAGATCCCGGTGATTCAGGGATCGAATCCTCTCAAGCAGGTCGATCCACCGGTCCCGGTCCGATGTGGGATATTCGTCTCCGATGAGAACGACGTTTACGCGGTAACGGGAGTAAAGCATCTCCAGTTCTTTCACAACGTTTTGGGGATCTCTGGGTCTCCAGGTCTGCTTCCAGAATTTCTGCTGAGAACAAAAGATACAGTTGTGGGAACAGCCCCTGGAGGTGGATATGGCCCCCAGTCGAGTACCGGGAATTGCAAAATATTTGTACGGCTCCCAATCAAGCAGATCGTACCGGGCTTTGTAGGTTTCAAGATCTTCAAGAAAGGATCGGGGGGTAGTTTTTACGATATTTCCATCCGATCGAAAAACCAGACCGGGCACGCTGGATGGGTCGGTTTCCGCCTCAAGCGAGGAAAGGAGCTCATGGAGGGTCATTTCCCCTTCTCCCGCCACGATAAAATCGACTGCATCGGAGGTCTGGAAAATTTCTTCCGGGCAGAAAGAGGGGTGAACTCCTCCAAGAATTACACGCGTACCGGGGGACACCCGTTTCGCTGCCGCGGCGACCTCCAGCGTGTCGGGTAGTGTGGCCGTAATAGAAGAGAGACCCAGATAGTCAGGCTTCATGTCTTTCAGGACCAGTTCAATGTCTTCGTGGGTAACCATCGTGGACATCGCATCATAGATGACCGGCTCCACGCCCGCCCGGTCGGCAGCATCGGCAAGGGTGCAGAACTGGAGAGGGATCCAGCGCCCGGCCACCTCCACAACACCGCAGTGGTAGGGGGTCGAAACAAAGAGAATCCTTGACATAACGGTACTATAGCATAGCGAGCCGGTAGGCTTGGGATTCACCTTCCTTTCCTTGATCGGGTACGCCTGTACTGATTTTCTATCTCTTAAGCTTTCGTGCCGGCTGGCTTTCCGGGTAAAGTGATACAAATTTTGATAAATATTTTTCTGCTTCTTGATTTCGTCCTTCAGACTGAAGCAGGACACCAAGGTTATACAGCGCATAGTAGTCGTCAGGATTGATGTCCAGAACGTGTTGGTACGACTGTTCAGCCTGATTGTATTTTTTCATCTTCCAGTACACATTCCCAAGATTCAGGAAAGCTGCAACGCTATCCGGATTCTCCTCGATCACTTTTTTAAATCTCGTTTCAGCTTCCAAATAATTTTCCCTCTGTACGGATATAAAACCAAGCTTCAGCAATATTGAAGGAGAATGGGGATAACGGTCAATAAATTGACGCGCAAATTGTTCGGCACTGTCCAAATTTTTCTCAGCCATCGATTTCAGCAGTTCATAGTGCCAGGTGGCTCCCGTATAAGCGAAATCTCTAACGTCCTCATGAATTGAATCCGAAACCCCCGTCAGGTATCCGAGGGCACCTAACTGTCTTTTCATCTCCTCATCGAGTTTTTTTTCACTCCGGTCCACAGGAGTTCCATACGCTGACCTCTTTCGTTTCAAACGGAGAACAATATCAGGATTTTCAGCTGCCAGGTCTTTTGCTTCTTCCGGATCAATATCTGCATTCCATAGATGGTGCCGCAATGAAGATTCAAAAAGCCACTGACCATTCCATAATCCGAAAACGGGGGGAAGTCCAAATTCTCTTGCACCGGCCAGCGTCTCCATCGGAATATCTCTGACCGGCAATTGGTGGGGAGACAAAATGTCAATTCCATCACATTCTGAATATGTTTCTCCCAGCTGACCCAGAATGGTAGGCAGAAGGTCAACCGTACTCACCGGTTCGACCCTGACAGCATGCGGAATCCCGGATCCAAACATGAGTAAAGGAATTCGCGTAGTTGAACTATGGAGGAGAAGTCCGTGGGCCTTTTCCCCATGATCTCCCAGTCCCTCTCCATGGTCAGACAGGACACACCATAACGATTTTTCGACAGGTCTTTGAATACGGCTCAATGAATCGAATAAGAGCGCAAGCTGCCTGTCCGCAAATGCCACTTCGGAAAGGTATTCTCCATTCTGTCCCTGAAAATTGTGAATCGGTGAATTATAGGGAATGTGCGGATCAAAAAGGTGTATCCAGAGAAAGAGTTTGTCGCTCTCTGAAAGATTGGATTGAAGCCAGTTTACCGCTTTTAGAATGGTTTTATCAGCTTTTCTTTCTGCCATGAAAATTTCATCGATTTTTCCACCGATCGTCACCGCACTGTCAAATTTATCGAACCCTGCTCCAAACCCAAACCTGTCGTCAACTACAATGCAGGAGACAAATGCCGCAGTTTTCCAACCCTTTCGCTGAAACAGCTCGGGTAGTGTCTGCCTGGAAGAATCGTGAGGAATATCTCCATTATGGCGGACCCCTTCTTTCCAGGGCCACAGACCGGAGAGCATACTCCGATGGCTTGGTCCGGTCAGCGGAACGGGAGTTCGTGCATTAGCGAAAATTAAGCCACGGGAAGCCATCCCGTCCAGGAAAGGAGTTGGAGAAGGGCTCTTTCCCCCGAGGAACCCGTTGGCATCCCAGCGCCATGTATCGATGGAGACCAGAACGACAGTGTTGATCGAAGATCCCTGATTGTTATATAAATTGCCGCAGCTCGGCCCTAAAAGGAAAATGATACAGAAACCTATCACCCAAACAATTCTTTTCAATACGTGAATGGGAATGGTTATACCCATATAATCAGACTGCCAGTAATTTGAGCGGCAAGCTGGCTATGATGGACTCTCGAAGTTTTTCTTTCAACCACAGGTCCTTTATGTTGTAGGGATTATACTCATCGGTAAGAACAAGGCCCTCATTGGAATCGATGGGATGTATTCGTCCAAAATATTTTACAACACTCTTCTCAGGGATTGGATGAATCGGATACCGGTTGACGACGGAGATATCAACATCCCTTTTTGTGCCATCGTAGGCAATCAGAATGATATTCCCATAGGCATCCGGAGTGGCTTGCTCATAGAGAGGAATGACATCCACATTTTCAAATACATGTCGGATCGTTTTGATCACTGATTTTGTCATGTAGGAATTATGGTCGAGAGATCCAATGATATTCATGGCTGCAATTCCATCACCTGCCATGCGCTGCTTGACCAGTGTCAATGCCTCTAGTGTCAGGAGGTGGGATGGCGTGGAATCGCCAGTAAATGCGTCCAGAATAATGTAATCATATGTTTTGTTACTTTTGGCCAAGAAATATCTGGCATCCTCTGAGGCGACTTCTCCCGTTGCGCCAAATTGAAAATATTCCCTGGCGATTCTGATCACTTCCGAATCGATATCCACCACATCCGTAGTGATTCCCTGATGCCCATACCAGGTTGCGACAATGCCCGCTCCGAGCCCGATCACCAGACAACGGTCTCCCTGAGGTTTCATCGATATGGGAATCAGCTGAAGATAATAGGAATATGGATATATGGAGAGGCGTGACCTCATATCAATCCCGCCCTGAACCAACCCGTCAATCATCAGCTCTCGCGTATGAATCGGGCCGTAGGAGAAATCAATGACCTGGAGATTCCCATAATAGCTGTCCGCAGTGTATACCTGTGTCGCACGGGTGCCATTTTGGAGAAGTACAGAATAGTTTTCAGTGGAAAATGAAAGTAGAAGTAGGGGAAGAAAAGCAGTAAGTATGACTATTTTTTTTCGGAAACAGAGGAAGTATACGACGGAAAGTAGTATCAGCAAAACCCCTACAAACTGCATAATCCTGGATACCCTGAAATGGGCAATAAGAACAAATCCGGTCAGAACAGTGCCTGCAAAACTGCCAAATGTAGAGATCGCATAAAAGAAACCCACGTTTCGACCCAGTCTCTTGAGTTCTTTCGTGTACAACTTAATCACGAAGGGTGAAACACATCCTAACAGTGCCAGTGGTGGTCCGAATAGTATTGAAGAGACAAGTAGTGAACCCACGCGAAGTCCCGAGGATTGAAAAGCAGTGAGCACTGGTATTTTGATCAGAGGAACCAGTAGACAATAGATTCCTGCACCAAGGATTAACTGGTAAAGGTGATCCGGATTTCTTCCCCTGTCAGAAAAGATTCCCCCTGCATAGTAGCCTGCCGCCAGAGCCAGAAGCGTCACCGTAATCATGGATGTCCATACAAAGAGACTAACGCCAAAATAGGGTCCAATAATTCTGGATCCGAGGATCTCGATGACCATAATCAGGCCGCCGCACAAAATGGCTGTTACCATCAAGAAAAAAGTACTGATATTTTGTTTGAGAACCTCAGGCTTTGTTTCTTTCATTTAATCTCCCCACAATTGATGAAAATCAAGATTTACCAACTTGATCGTCCCATCTTCCACCAGGCCCAGCCTGCCCAGGCCGTGATCCCGGCAAGGACAACGTGTTTTCCGATAAGGATCGTGACCTGGCTTCGCTCTAGGGCCGGGAACCATTCATACGTCCGGTAGTGAATCGTGCGGACCACCCCCAGAAGAAGAATCAATAGAAAACTCATCAGAGCCAAACGTTTCAAGTTTCGGAAGAGGTTGGGCGGGGCGTCGGGAAGACAGGCACGGGTCCACCAGGCGTAGAGCGTGGTCACAAAAAAGAATGCCGTGGCGAGGTCGTGGAGATAGTTGTTGAGGTAGACCAGGGCGGGGATGAGAAGATCCAAAGGTCCTCGTCAGGGAATCCGGTGCGGCTCCCGGATGGGAGTCCATCGGTAGGATTCAAAGGAGGCCACAAGATCTTCCCCTCCCTTTCGAATCACGTCCCGGTATATCGGGAAGGCAAGCCATGCTTCAATGGCTTCCTCAGAAGCCCAGAGGGAAAAGACATGGTAGGTGAAATCCTTTCCGATCACCTTGGCGGCTTTGAAATCCTCCAGCCCCTCGATATGGTCCAGGTGTTCCATGGCTTTGGAAAAGGCACCGAGAAATTTCTCTTCTTCTTCGGCGCCCTTCAACGAAACAGTTATCGACACTCCTATCATCGTTACCCCCTTATTATTTACAGAATATGATGTTTCCGGGCAAAGGAGACGATGTGGTTCTCCACCTCTTCAGGGGAATCCACGATCGTGAAAAGCATCCGATCCTCCGGGGAGATGTACCCCGTATCTCCCAGGGTGCCCTCGATAAACTGGACCAGAGGTGCCCAGAAATCCCTTCCGTACAGCACAACGGGAAAGTGTTCAATCTTATCCGTCTGGGAAAGGGTTAACGCCTCAAACAATTCGTCCATCGTCCCGAACCCTCCGGGAAAGATGACGAAGGCGGTGGAATATTTGACAAACATGAGCTTGCGCACAAAAAAGTATCGAAATTCTAAAGATATATCCTGGTAGGTGTTGGGTTCCTGTTCGAAGGGAAGCTGAATGTTGCATCCTACGGATAGCCCCTTTCCATCCTGGGCACCCCGGTTGGCCGCCTCCATGATTCCCGGCCCGCCTCCGGTGATAATCGAAAATCCCTTCACCGCCAGCCGGCGTGCCGTTTCCCTTGCCGCGTCATAGTGGGGAGAACCTTCTTTCACTCTTGCAGAGCCAAAAATAGCCACGGCTCCCCTTACCCTGTGGAGAGCTTCGAAACCGTCCACGACTTCCCCCAGAATTCGAAGAGCCCGCCAGGGATCCTTAGTCGTAAAATCATCCAGTTCTTCCCGGCTGGGAACACGGAATAGCTCGTGATCATGGTGAATCGCGGAGGAAGTTTTTTTCTTCATCAGAAGGGCATTATACCCGGATTAGGTGATGACCCGCTACTTTTGCCGGATCGATTGATTCATTCGGGTTGGATTGAAAGCAGATTGTGAACCCGTGGATTTACCGGTCAGACCTCGACCTAAGTTCCCGAAAAAAGGATGTCAGAAGAGTACTGCAGGTGTCCTGGAGAACACCGCGTATCACCGTGGGCCTGTGGTTTAACCTCGGATCTTCAACAATGTTCCCCAGGCTCCCGCAGTAGCCGGCCTTGGGATCGTCCGCTCCGAACACCAGGGTTTCCAGCCGCGCGAGAACGATCGCACCGGCACACATGGCGCAGGGCTCCAGGGTCACGACAATCTGACATCCTTCCAGGCGCCAGGATCCCAGGTTCCGGGCTGCCATCCGGATCGCGGCCATTTCCGCGTGAGCGAGAGGATCCTTGTCGATTTCTCTTCGGTTATAGCCTTCCCCGATCACCTCACCGTCCCGGATCACAACACACCCTACCGGAACCTCACCGAGGTCCGCGGCTTGCCTCGCGAGGCCGAGGGCCTTGAGCATATATGGCTCGAAAGCTTCCATGATACAATGATATCTTACCCTGAACCGGGAACAAAAGTCCCTCTGGGATTGTCTTTATAGAAGGAGGCTGCCATGAAACTCAAAATCTTCACCCTCGTCCTTCTTGCCGTGGCCATTATGGGCTGGGCGGGTGACATGCGCTGGGAAAACGGCATGAAGCTTCTCAAAGAAGGTAAATATGATGAAGCTCTTCCCCGATTCCAGACTCTTGCCCAGGATTTCCCCGATGTCTATCAGTACCAGCTGATGCTCGGCCAGTGCCTCATGAAGCTGAAGGAGACGGAGAAAGCCAAAGAAGCTTTTAAAAAGGCCTATGAGTTGAAGCCCGACTCCACCGATGTCGCCTTTGCCTATGCCCAGATTCTCCAGATGGATCGGGACTATGACACCATGGCCCTGGTCCTGGGAAAGATCGATGAAAACCAGGTGACCGGAGAAGCGAAGGACAAGCTTCACTACCTCCGCGGTCTGACCGGGTTTTACCAGAAGAAGTACGATGTGGCGGCCGCAGATCTGGCAAAGATCAAGAACGAACAGTATCGAGACCTGTCCAATTATTACCTTGCCTATTCGTACTACTACCTCGATCGTCTGGACGAGTCTTTGAAGATCCTGGACAAGGTCAATGACGACCGGAAGGATGACGCCCTCCGCCTCAAGCACAAGATATTCAGAACCAAGATGCAGAAGACGCAGGATCCCGAGAAACGCGCTTCGTACATTTCGAAATCGATTCAAATCGCCAAGGAACTGGTGAAGCTCGATCCTTCAGCCGACAACTACTACGCCCTGGGACAGGACGCCCTCTTTGCCGGGGACATGGAGCTTGCCCAACCCAACCTGGAAAAGGCGGCCAATGAAGGCAACGGCTACGCCTGGTACTATCTCTCCTTTGCCTATATCCGGCAGGGGAACCTCTCCCAGGCAGAGAAGGCCTGCCGCGAAGCGGAGCCGAAGCTTAAAGCCAGCGACGATGGACAGGCACTGAAAAACCTTTACTGCAACTGGGGCCACATTTACCACGTACGGGACGATCTCAATTCCGCCATTACCTATTACACCAAGGGCGGATGTGAACAGCAGCTGGAACTGGCCCGCCAGGGAAAGAAGGCCATCGAACAACAGAAGCAGCTTGAACAGCTGATCCAGCAGTTCAAGGAATTTGGCAACTGAGCCTGATCTGCAGGACACTACTACGCCCCGCTTCCGGCGGGGCGTTTTCTTTTCTCCAGACAGCTGATCACTTGAGGCCCTCTCAACGAGGCTGATATACTCAAAGGGACAAAGCCCCGTTTCCAGGAGGCGGTTAACCCGGGAGGCAATTCTGGACCCTGCACGGAACCGAAAGAGTCGGAATATGAGGCGGAAACGACGCACGATTGCAAAAGAACTGGTTACTTCGATCTTCCTTGCCCTCATCATTCCCTATCTGGTCGTCGCCATAGGAGGAGCGGCTTACCTCCGGCACCAGATCCGTCACCAGAATGATCGCCAGGTCTCTGCCGCCATGGAAACCGCCTACAGTCTTCTTCTGAATGAAATGTCGCTTATTCAATCCACGGTTGTGGGTATGGCGAAGGATGCTCATCTCCTATCCCTCATACGGCAACCTGCCGGTCTGGAAGCTGAAACGGGATTTCCCGGAAACATTGAACCTCTCCACGGAGCCCGGATCGTCAATACGGGAGAACATCCGGTCTACCCTCCCCGGCCCTTATTTCAGAACGAGTACGATAACCTGATCGATCAGGCACTTGCAGAAGGAAAACCAATCGCCGAATTCAGGCATCTTGAAACCAGGGAACTGGCTCTCTATGATTTCCGGGTCGCACCCCCGAAGGGTAGAGAGACCGTCCTGGCCATCCAAGCCGTGGCACCGATCAATTCCGAGGAAGGCGAGCCCCTGGGCGCAATCAGCGGCATTGTGATCCTGAATGGAAACAGGGCCCTCCTCCAGCGGATCTCCTTCCCCATCTTTCACGAATACCTGATGAAACAGGGGGACATCGGGATGATTGCCCTCTCCGTCCAGGGGAGACGTGTGGCCTCCAACCTTATCGAGGCACTGGGATCCCGCGAAACCGTTTCCCCTGAAGTCGATGTAATGCCGGATGGTGAAGGAATTACCGAAGAACATATCCTGGATGAGCGTCTCTTTCTCACGGGATTGAGGCCGCTTCTGGATTCGGAGCGTCAGACTGTAGGGATGCTGGAGGTCGGGATTCCGGAAACCGCCCTGATTGCATATCCTCGAACTCCGGTCTTCATCTTTACCGGAATTATTCTCCTCACCCTTGGAGTCGCCTATCTCCTTTCCCGACATCATAATCGGCTTATCGTAGATCCGATTACCGACATGGCCCTCACGGCCAGAGCCATTGCCGGGGGAGATCACAACCTGGAATTGACGGTTCCATCCACGAGAGAAATCGCCGATCTGGCCGAAAGCTTCAATGAAGTGGCACGACAGTATCGGGATCTTGTCGAAGGTCTGGAAGCCACCGTGGCAGAACGATCAGAAAAAATCGAGTCGATGCAGAGGCAGCTGATGCAGGCTGAT
The Thermoanaerobaculia bacterium genome window above contains:
- a CDS encoding antibiotic biosynthesis monooxygenase, whose product is MIGVSITVSLKGAEEEEKFLGAFSKAMEHLDHIEGLEDFKAAKVIGKDFTYHVFSLWASEEAIEAWLAFPIYRDVIRKGGEDLVASFESYRWTPIREPHRIP
- a CDS encoding ATP-binding protein, yielding MRRKRRTIAKELVTSIFLALIIPYLVVAIGGAAYLRHQIRHQNDRQVSAAMETAYSLLLNEMSLIQSTVVGMAKDAHLLSLIRQPAGLEAETGFPGNIEPLHGARIVNTGEHPVYPPRPLFQNEYDNLIDQALAEGKPIAEFRHLETRELALYDFRVAPPKGRETVLAIQAVAPINSEEGEPLGAISGIVILNGNRALLQRISFPIFHEYLMKQGDIGMIALSVQGRRVASNLIEALGSRETVSPEVDVMPDGEGITEEHILDERLFLTGLRPLLDSERQTVGMLEVGIPETALIAYPRTPVFIFTGIILLTLGVAYLLSRHHNRLIVDPITDMALTARAIAGGDHNLELTVPSTREIADLAESFNEVARQYRDLVEGLEATVAERSEKIESMQRQLMQADRLASVGKLAAGVAHEINNPLTSILTNASLMAESCPPENPYRRDLELIVGECLRCRKIVRGLLNFSRQSPPEFSSFSLNNAVDQTIRLLRHQLRSRKIGHEIDLDPNLARICADPDQIQQVLLNLFMNSMDAMPEGGLLTVVTQSLQSHAILQISDTGVGIPDSIIDHIFDPFFTTKESGTGLGLSISYGIIQAHGGKISVESKENQGTIFSLYFPLPSQNHPSPCS
- a CDS encoding fused MFS/spermidine synthase, encoding MKETKPEVLKQNISTFFLMVTAILCGGLIMVIEILGSRIIGPYFGVSLFVWTSMITVTLLALAAGYYAGGIFSDRGRNPDHLYQLILGAGIYCLLVPLIKIPVLTAFQSSGLRVGSLLVSSILFGPPLALLGCVSPFVIKLYTKELKRLGRNVGFFYAISTFGSFAGTVLTGFVLIAHFRVSRIMQFVGVLLILLSVVYFLCFRKKIVILTAFLPLLLLSFSTENYSVLLQNGTRATQVYTADSYYGNLQVIDFSYGPIHTRELMIDGLVQGGIDMRSRLSIYPYSYYLQLIPISMKPQGDRCLVIGLGAGIVATWYGHQGITTDVVDIDSEVIRIAREYFQFGATGEVASEDARYFLAKSNKTYDYIILDAFTGDSTPSHLLTLEALTLVKQRMAGDGIAAMNIIGSLDHNSYMTKSVIKTIRHVFENVDVIPLYEQATPDAYGNIILIAYDGTKRDVDISVVNRYPIHPIPEKSVVKYFGRIHPIDSNEGLVLTDEYNPYNIKDLWLKEKLRESIIASLPLKLLAV
- a CDS encoding radical SAM protein, which gives rise to MSRILFVSTPYHCGVVEVAGRWIPLQFCTLADAADRAGVEPVIYDAMSTMVTHEDIELVLKDMKPDYLGLSSITATLPDTLEVAAAAKRVSPGTRVILGGVHPSFCPEEIFQTSDAVDFIVAGEGEMTLHELLSSLEAETDPSSVPGLVFRSDGNIVKTTPRSFLEDLETYKARYDLLDWEPYKYFAIPGTRLGAISTSRGCSHNCIFCSQQKFWKQTWRPRDPQNVVKELEMLYSRYRVNVVLIGDEYPTSDRDRWIDLLERIRSLNHRDLYLLMETRVDDIVRDADILSLYREAGIVHVYVGVEATRQETLDYIKKDINVEMGREALRLLREHGFISETSFVLGFPDETAETIEATLELAHYYDPDFAHFLTITPWPYADLYNDVKDLIAVTDYRKYNLIDPILKPDAMTLDEVDLALVDCYRKFYARKFGAVMKEKDEFKRQYMIRSMQLIMKSSFIIDKLKRFPVWRARIEKMMKTWVS
- a CDS encoding sulfatase-like hydrolase/transferase, producing the protein MGITIPIHVLKRIVWVIGFCIIFLLGPSCGNLYNNQGSSINTVVLVSIDTWRWDANGFLGGKSPSPTPFLDGMASRGLIFANARTPVPLTGPSHRSMLSGLWPWKEGVRHNGDIPHDSSRQTLPELFQRKGWKTAAFVSCIVVDDRFGFGAGFDKFDSAVTIGGKIDEIFMAERKADKTILKAVNWLQSNLSESDKLFLWIHLFDPHIPYNSPIHNFQGQNGEYLSEVAFADRQLALLFDSLSRIQRPVEKSLWCVLSDHGEGLGDHGEKAHGLLLHSSTTRIPLLMFGSGIPHAVRVEPVSTVDLLPTILGQLGETYSECDGIDILSPHQLPVRDIPMETLAGAREFGLPPVFGLWNGQWLFESSLRHHLWNADIDPEEAKDLAAENPDIVLRLKRKRSAYGTPVDRSEKKLDEEMKRQLGALGYLTGVSDSIHEDVRDFAYTGATWHYELLKSMAEKNLDSAEQFARQFIDRYPHSPSILLKLGFISVQRENYLEAETRFKKVIEENPDSVAAFLNLGNVYWKMKKYNQAEQSYQHVLDINPDDYYALYNLGVLLQSEGRNQEAEKYLSKFVSLYPESQPARKLKR
- a CDS encoding ATP-binding protein, yielding MSWRIKVIVPILFLHLLAIPLLMSRYLHFYEESVWEGQRLFAESLMEKVQDEIAIHQMITRGDPHLIVYTLDKLLKSYSFRNLSLYDSKGEVLATAGGNPDHSPASDNRAVIRKTPDGTVMDLTLWLQNRSTCQTCHGTEEKFLGAIQGVYSMAQSDSMLKTARLHTFLFIFFTITVVFLLVYLFLDHFVTQPVHQVMKAFRNVERGQLDTRIDLRRKDEIGTMAHQFNEMVDSLRKARKELESSHREGMVRAEQLATVGEIAAGLAHEVKNPLAGISSALEVIRSEVGEESPYFEVMGQIVDETRRIAGIINQLLNYARPRVLHSQSFEIEAVISDIRAIFSPQCAKKSITFTLKISDDPGSITADIDYLKQIFLNLLQNALQAISSGGEITLEVRSDADDILFLISDTGSGMDEDTLAKIFQPFYTTKIGGTGLGLPIVKRLISDMEGTIHIDSSPGRGTQITVRLPRKGRYEDSDR
- a CDS encoding TIGR00730 family Rossman fold protein codes for the protein MKKKTSSAIHHDHELFRVPSREELDDFTTKDPWRALRILGEVVDGFEALHRVRGAVAIFGSARVKEGSPHYDAARETARRLAVKGFSIITGGGPGIMEAANRGAQDGKGLSVGCNIQLPFEQEPNTYQDISLEFRYFFVRKLMFVKYSTAFVIFPGGFGTMDELFEALTLSQTDKIEHFPVVLYGRDFWAPLVQFIEGTLGDTGYISPEDRMLFTIVDSPEEVENHIVSFARKHHIL
- a CDS encoding tetratricopeptide repeat protein — its product is MKLKIFTLVLLAVAIMGWAGDMRWENGMKLLKEGKYDEALPRFQTLAQDFPDVYQYQLMLGQCLMKLKETEKAKEAFKKAYELKPDSTDVAFAYAQILQMDRDYDTMALVLGKIDENQVTGEAKDKLHYLRGLTGFYQKKYDVAAADLAKIKNEQYRDLSNYYLAYSYYYLDRLDESLKILDKVNDDRKDDALRLKHKIFRTKMQKTQDPEKRASYISKSIQIAKELVKLDPSADNYYALGQDALFAGDMELAQPNLEKAANEGNGYAWYYLSFAYIRQGNLSQAEKACREAEPKLKASDDGQALKNLYCNWGHIYHVRDDLNSAITYYTKGGCEQQLELARQGKKAIEQQKQLEQLIQQFKEFGN
- the tadA gene encoding tRNA adenosine(34) deaminase TadA encodes the protein MEAFEPYMLKALGLARQAADLGEVPVGCVVIRDGEVIGEGYNRREIDKDPLAHAEMAAIRMAARNLGSWRLEGCQIVVTLEPCAMCAGAIVLARLETLVFGADDPKAGYCGSLGNIVEDPRLNHRPTVIRGVLQDTCSTLLTSFFRELRSRSDR